The Rhodothermales bacterium nucleotide sequence ACGGCCTGGTAGGCCACCGGCGCCTCGAAGACGGCCAGCGGGGAGTTCAGCAGCGCGGCGCCCTTCTGCGCCACGGCGCGCAGGGGACGAATGTCGTCGATCACGAAAACGGCGCGGCCGAACGTGGCGACCACGAGGTCGTGGTCGCGCGGATGGATGACCAGGTCCATGACCGATGCGGTCGGGATGCCGTGCTTGAAGGCCTGCCAGGTGTCGCCGTAGTCGAAGCTGACGTAGAGTCCGAATTCGGTGCCGAGGAACAGCAGGTTCGGGGCGACGGGGTCCTGTTCGATGGAAAGCGTGTAGCCCCACACCTCGCCGGCGTCGGTGAGGCGCTTCCAGGTCTTTCCGTAATCCGTCGTGTGGAAGGCGTAGGGCTCCCAGTTGTTGCGGCGGTGGTCGTCGAACAGCACGAAGGCTTCGCCGGCGTGGTGTCGCGACGCCCGGATCTGCGGCACCCAGGTGCCGGCGGGCAGGCCGCGGATGTTTTTGACGACGTTCGTCCAGGTGGCGCCGCCGTCGCGCGTGATCTGGACGTTGCCGTCGTCGGTGCCGGCCCAGAGCACGCCGCGCTCGAGGGGGCTGGGCTCGATGGCGATGATCGTGGTGAAGTTTTCGGCGCCCGTGACGTCGTACGTGAGGCCGCCGCTCTCGAGCTGCTTCTGCTTCTCGGGGTCGTTCGTCGTGAGATCCGGCGAGATGATGCTCCAGGCATCGCCGCGGTTGGTGCTTTGGTGGACGAACTGGCTGCCGTAGTAGATCGTGTTGGCGTCGAACGGATCCTGGGCGATGCCGGCGTTCCAGTTGAAGCGCAGCTCGATGCCGTCCGGATGGATCGGTTTGATGAACTTCTGGAACCCGGTATCGACCTGGAAGCGGGTCACATTCCCGCCCTGACTCATGGCGTAGCCGACGTTCGGGTCTTCCGGATGGATCATCACGTCGAACCCGTCGCCGAAAGCCACTTCCTGCCAGTACGTGTTGCGGATGCCGCCGGCGCTCCAGATCTGGCTCGGGCCGCACCAGGAGCCGTTATCCTGCAGCCCGCCGCAGATGCGGTAGGGGATCTCATTATCGACCCGGATATGGTAGAACTGGGCTAGGGGGAGATTTTCGATAAAGCGCCACGTCGCGCCGCGGTCCCGCGAGACGGCCATCCCGCCGTCGTTGCCCTCGTAGATCAGGTGGGGATCCCGGGGGTTGATCCACCACGCGTGATGGTCCGGATGGACGTTGCCGAGGATCTCCTTGAACGTCCGCCCGCCGTCGTCGCTGACCTGGATGATGGAGGCGACGTGGTAGAGCCGGTTTTCGTTGGCGGGGTCGACATACAGGTCGTTGTAATAAAACGGTCGGTCGGACACATTCGCGTCGTTGACTTTCGCGAACGTTACGCCGCCGTCGTTCGAGCGGTAGAGCGCGTTTTTCGTGGCTTCGACGAGTGCGTACACGACGGACGGGTCGCTCGGGGCGATGGCGAGGCCGGAGCGACCGAGGATCCCGCCGGGGAGCCCGTCCTTTTCCGTGCGCTTCGTCCACGTCTTGCCGGCATCCACCGTCACATAGATCCCCGAGTTTTCGCCGCCCGAGTTCATGAACCACGGCTCGCGATGAAACTGCCACATCGCGGCGATGAGTTTGTTCGGGTTGACGGGATCCATCACCATGTCGCCGACGCCGGTCGTCGCGTCGAAGTGCAGCACCTGTTCCCAGGTGGCGCCGCCGTCGGTCGTCTTGTAAACGCCGCGTTCCTCGTTGGCGCCCCAGCCGGAGCCCAGCGCGCCGGCATAGACGATGTCCGGATTGTCCGGATGCACGAAGAGGCGATGGATGCTGCGGGTGGCGTCGAGCCCGAGGTGGATCCAGGTCCGGCCGCCGTCGAGGCTTTTGTAGACGCCGTTGCCGGCGTTCATGCTGTTGCGCGGATTGCCCTCGCCGGTGCCGACGTAGACGATGTCCGGACTTTTCTGGTAGATGGCGATCGAGCCGATGGAGTGCACGGGCTGGTCGTCGAACACCGGATCGAAGTCGATCCCGCCGTTGGTCGATTTCCACAGCCCGCCCGACGCGGTGCCGACGTAGACGATGTCCGGATCGGCCACGACGGCGTCGATCGCCGTGACGCGGCCGCTCATGCCGGCCGGCCCGATCGACCGCGCCTTGAGGGCCTTGAAGGCGTCCATGTCGACCTGCGCGAAGGCCGCGGGGGCGAAGCCGGCGGCGAGGATGAGCGCCGCGAAGGCGATGCGCTGTATCGTCCGAAATGAAGTCATATTCGTGTGCGTAAAAACCAGGGTCGGTGAATCGCCGTAAGGTAACCACTGGCCGCGATCTTCTCACCCCTTTCTCTTTTCGTGCGGCATGCCTACACTGCGTGCGCCGGCTCCCTCCTCGTCATCCGCCCCAGGCCCGACATGTCCAGCGTCCAGGAAGAGCTCCTCATCGCCGAATACAACGCCCTGCGCGCCGAGAACCTGCAGCGCATCGACCATCTGGCCGCGCAGACGTGGCATATCCTGTTCATCACGGGCGCGATGTGGGCGTGGCTGCTCAGCCAGGAGAATGCGGTCATCACCATCGCCTACTGGATCCCCCTCGTGATCACCGTGCTTCTCTGGTTCAACAACCTGATGACGATCCGAACCATTCGACGCGTCTCGGGCTATCTCAAAAAGGTGACCGACACGGTCCAGCTACCCGGCGAACTGGGTTGGGAAGCGTATCTCAAGCAGCATCCGCTCGGCCACATGAGCACGTGGACCACGCTGTTCTGGGTCGCCCTCATCGTCGTCAATGCGTTGCTTCCGGTCTACCTGCTCTTCATCCGCTGAACCCCCTCTGTCGAAGCGTATGGGACACCTCCGACTCGCCGGCCCCGCGGACCTCGCCGGCATGCAGGCGCTGATCCCGCTGTCCGTCCGCGGCCTGAGTCCGGGATTCTATTCGGATGAGCAGATCGAACAGGCGATCGTGGAGATTTTCGGCGTCGACACGCAACTGCTCGAAGACCGGACCTACTTCGTGGTGACCGACGGCGATGCGATCGTGGGATGCGGCGGATGGAGCCGGCGCAAGACGCTCTATGGCGGCGATCAGATGAAAGGCGAGGAGGATCCGCTGCTCGATCCGGCCCGGGACGCCGCGCGGATCCGGGCGTTTTTTGTGCATCCGGGCCACGCGCGCCGGGGCATCGGCGGCGCCCTCATGCGCGCCAGCGAGTCGGCGGTGCGGGAGGCCGGCTTCCGCGCGCTCGAACTGGTCGCCACCCTGCCCGGCGAGCCGCTCTATGCCGCCTACGGCTTCGCCGCGACGCGGCGGTACGAGACGGTCTTGCGAGGCGGAGTCCACCTGCCGCTGGTGGCCATGCGGAAAGAACTCGGATGAGCGGAGGCGAGGCGGCTCAACCCTTCGATACTAAAGTCTCGATCTGCTCCGCGATGCGCTTCGCCTCGCGGCCGGCCTCGCGCAGCAACCCGCCCCGCGCATTCCGGAAGCCGCAGAAAAACAGCCCCGGGACGGCCGACTCCTCGCCGCTCGTGCGCGCATCGCCGTTTTCGTCCAGCGCGGCGTCGGCCTCATGGAGAAAGGACGCGAGGTTTTGCCGGAAACCGGTGCCGAGCAGGATCACGTCGAACGCGGCGCGCCGGCCATCGGCGAACACGACGGTGTCGCCCTCGAACCGATCGAGACCGGGATACACGGTGATGGCGCCCTGCTTGATCAGATCGACGGTGCCGATATCGAGCAGCGGCGTCGTCCGGTCCTTTTCGATCTGAATCATCCCCCCGTACGGCAGCCGGTGGATGCCGTAGCGCGTGAGGTCGCCCATGACGAGCCGGGGCAGCGTTTTGGTGAGGCGGTCGGCGAGGGGCGCCGGCAGGGGACTGAGCATCACCGCGATCGAATGGGTCGACATCCCCAGCATGTCACGCGGCGACACGTTCACCGCGCCCCGCACCGCCATTGACACCCGGGCCCCATGTTCGTGCAGGTCGATGGCGATCTCGCCGGCCGAATTGCCGAAGCCCACCACCAGCGCGCGCGTCCCCTTGAACACGCTGCCGTTGGCGTATTCGGCGCTGTGGAGGATCGTACCCGGGAAACCGTCCATGCCGGGCCATTCCGGACGATACGGGGTATGGCTCTGGCCCGTCGCCACGACCAGTGCGCGCGCGCGATAGCGGGTGTCCGCGGTGGTGACGATCCAGTGGCCGCCCTCGGGGCGGGCGTCGAGCACTTCCTGCCCGAAACGCGGTTCGAGCCGGAACGTGCGGGCATAGTGCTGCAGGTAGGCGGCCACCTCGCGGCGGCCCGGGTAGCGGGGCGTCTCTTTCGGGAAAGGGAGATAGGGCAGCGCCGAGAAGTCGCGGTGGGTGTGGAGATGCAGGCGGTCGTATCGCCGCTCCCAGGCCGACCCCGCACGGTCGCTGCGTTCGAGGATGATATGCGGGATGTGTTTTTTGAGCAGGCACGCGCCCACGGCGAGGCCGGCAGCGCCGGCGCCGATGACGAGGGCGTGGGTTTCGATGATCGGGGACGTTAACGAGTCCATATATCGGCTTGCAGCGAGTGCGTTAATATACAGCCCTGGCAGGGGATTCAACGCCGGCGAATGTCGTTCTTTGGCGGTATCTTGATAGCACGCCATCGCGACAGGCCACCTATTCCATCCATCCGATCAACTGATATGTTTTCGATTCGCCTCCTTCTTGCTGGCATCACGTTCCTTTTTGCCGGCGCCGCGCTGGCGCAAACCACCATCCCGCTTCCCGAACACCCCCGACCCGACTTCGAGCGGCCGCAATGGCTCAATCTGAACGGCTCCTGGAGCTTTCGTTTCGACGCCGAGGACGCCGGCCTCGCCGACGGCTGGCACACGGGAGGCGTCGCTTTTCCGCTCACGATCAACGTGCCCTTCCCCTGGGGCTCGAACCTGTCGGGTGTGCCCGATGGCGCCGACATCGGCTGGTACGCGCGGGACCTCACCGCGCCGGCCGACTGGGCCGGCCAGCGGGTTTTCCTCGTCATCGGCGCGGCCGATTATCACACGACGATCTGGCTCGACGGCCACCAGGTCGGCGAGCATGAAGGCGGCTATACCCCGTTTTCGGCGGAGTTGACGGCGCACCTCCGGCCGGGCAGCGCGCAGCGGCTCGTGGTACGCGTGGACGATGTCCGTCGCGACCACCAGCTCTACGGCAAGCAGGGCTACGGCAACGCCCGCGGCATCTGGCAGACGCCGTATCTGGAAGTGCGCGGCCGCACGCCGGCCGAGTTCGTGCATTTCGCGCCGGACATCGACCGCGACCGGGTCACCGCGACGGTGCGCCTGCTGGAGCCGGCATCCTCGCCGGTGGCGGTCGTCGTGGATTTTACGGATCCCTCGGTGCCCGACGCGCAGTTCTCCGTGCCCGCCGGCGCCCGCGAAGCCTCGCTCGTCATCCCCATCCCCCATCCTCACCGCTGGTCGCTCGACGATCCGCATCTGTACGATGTGGACGTGCGCGTCGGTGAGGGCGATCAGGCCGACCGGGTCCGCACCTATTTCGGGATGCGGAAGATCTCGGTGATGGACATGCCGGGCACGGATTATCGCTACGTGGCGCTCAACGACGAGCCGGTTTATCTCCAGTTGGCGCTCGATCAGGCCTACCATCCCGACGGCTTTTACACGTTCCCGTCGGACGACTTTATCCGCGACGAAGTGCTCCGTTCCCGCCAGATCGGTCTGAACGGGATGCGCGTGCACGTCAAGGTGGCCCTGCCGCGCAAGCTGTACTGGGCCGACCGCCTCGGCGTGCTCATCATGGCCGATCTGCCCAACAGCTGGGGCGAGCCGGTCGACATCCAGAAGCAGGAAGTCGAACGCTCGCTCGAATGGATGATGCAGCGCGACTTCAACCATCCGTCCATCTTTGCTTGGGTGCCGTTCAACGAAACCTGGGGGCTTTTTACAAAAGCCGGCGACCGCGAGATCTACACCCCCGAAACGCAGGCGTGGGTGGCCAGCGTCTACGATCAGGCCAAGCGCCGCGACCCCACCCGGCTCGTCGAGGACAACTCGGTATGCTGCCACCGGGGCCATACCCGCACGGACATCAACTCCTGGCACTCCTATCTCCCCGGATGGGCGTGGGTAGACAGCCTCGCCGCCGTCAGCAAGGGTACCTATCCCGGGTCGACCTGGAACTTCGAGCCGGGCTACCGGCAGGATCGCCAGCCGAATATCAACAGCGAGTTCGGCAACGTGTGGGGATATGAGGGGAGCACCGGGGATGTCGACTGGACGTGGGATTACCACCGGGCGATCGACGCCTTCCGGCGTTTTCCGCGCGTCGCCGGCTGGCTCTATACCGAGCATCACGACGTGATCAACGAGTGGAACGGCTACTGGCGGTTCGACCGGTCGGAGAAAATTACCGGCCTGGACGCGTTTGTCGACGGGATGAGCCTGCGCGATTTTCACGCGCCGATTTATGTCGCCCCCGAGACGCCGCTGTCGCAGGACGCCGCCGCCGGCGCCCGCGTCGAGGTGCCGCTCGTGGCCTCGTTCATGACGGGGCGCGACTATGGGGAGGAGCTCGTCCTCCGTTCGCGCTGGTTTGCGTGGGATGCGCTCGGCAACGAAGTGCCGCTCGGCGAACAGACGCGGCGCTTCGCCTACCGGCCCTGGATGCAGGGATCGATCGGCTCCGTCGCCGGCACGATGCCCGCCGGCCCCGCCGTCGTGGTCCTCGCCCTGACGGTCGAAGACGCCGCCGGCGCGGTGCTCGGTCGCAACTTCTCGACCTTTGTCGTCTCCGGCGCGCCGCCACAGACGATGACGGTCGACGGCCGGCGGACGCGGCTCCTCCGCGTCGCCGCGAAGGATCTGGCCGAGAGCGACTGGTCGGTCAAGCAGTGGGACGTGCTGGATGGCCTCAAGGTCAACGGCGCCGGCGCGGGGCACTTCAGCTACCGGCTGGCCTGGCCCGCGGATCTCAAGCCGACCGATGTCGAGGGCGCGACGTTTCTGGTGGAAGCGTCGGCGAAACAGCTCTTCGGGAAAGACCGCGACAACGCCGCCGCCATGAGCGGCGACTACATGCTCGGCGGCGGCACCTTCGACCCGAGCCGCAACCCGAATGCCTACCCGATGACGGACACGCAGCGCTACCCGAGTTCCGTGCGTGTGCTCGTCAACGACGTGCCGGCCGGTGTCTACGAGCTTCCCGACGACCCGGCCGACTCCCGCGGCGTGCTGTCGTGGCATAACCAGCTCAAGGACCGCAAGCTGCGCGAGGCCGGGTCGTACGGGTATCGCCTCGCCGTCACCATCCCCCCGGATGCGCTCGCGAAAGCCGCCGAGGAAGGCGCCGTCCGCATCCGTCTTGAAGTCGACGACGCGCTCCCGGGCGGGCTGGCGATCTACGGGGCCCGGTTCGGCCGGTATCCGCTGGATCCCACCGTGGCGCTGACCCTGAAATAACGTCTTCACCCCACCCGAGGTGGGCATGCGTCATCGAAACGGCCTGTTGATCGCACTGCTGCTCGCGCTGGCCGGGGCGACCGTTCGGATCGCTCCGGCCCAGGAGCGCGCGTCCGCCACGCTGTACGGCGTGGTGAGCGACGCCGCGACGGGCGAGCCGCTCGAAGCGGCAAGTGTGTACTTCGGGCACACCCTGCTGGGGGCCGCGACGGACCGCGAAGGGCGTTACGTCATCGAGGGCGTGGAGCCCGGGACCCACACGCTGATCGTGTCGCGCATCGGGTATGCCGGCAGCCGGCAGGAGGTCGTCGTCGACGCCGGCAGCGACCTGCGTATCGATCACCGGCTGGAGGCGGAGGTGTATGACCTGGGCGAGGTGGCCGTCACGGCCGAACGGCCCCGGGGATGGGACAAGCAGTCGGAGCTGTTCACGAAGCTGTTTCTCGGTACGATGCCGTTCGAGGAGGAGGCCGTCCTGCGCAACCCGTATGCGCTCGACTTCCGCGAGGATCGCCGGCGGCTCAGCGCGTCGGCGGACAACGTGCTGGTGGTGGATAACGCGGCGATCGGCTACCGCGTCTTCTTCCAGCTGATGGGCTTCGAGTGGAACAAGCGAGAGCGGATCCTGACGTTCAGCGGGGCCGGCTATTTCATCCAGGATGACCGTGTCACCGCTACGCAGCACGACAATCGGGAGCGCATCTATTCCTGGCTGGCGCACGCGAGCCCGTC carries:
- a CDS encoding GNAT family N-acetyltransferase, encoding MGHLRLAGPADLAGMQALIPLSVRGLSPGFYSDEQIEQAIVEIFGVDTQLLEDRTYFVVTDGDAIVGCGGWSRRKTLYGGDQMKGEEDPLLDPARDAARIRAFFVHPGHARRGIGGALMRASESAVREAGFRALELVATLPGEPLYAAYGFAATRRYETVLRGGVHLPLVAMRKELG
- a CDS encoding NAD(P)/FAD-dependent oxidoreductase, with amino-acid sequence MDSLTSPIIETHALVIGAGAAGLAVGACLLKKHIPHIILERSDRAGSAWERRYDRLHLHTHRDFSALPYLPFPKETPRYPGRREVAAYLQHYARTFRLEPRFGQEVLDARPEGGHWIVTTADTRYRARALVVATGQSHTPYRPEWPGMDGFPGTILHSAEYANGSVFKGTRALVVGFGNSAGEIAIDLHEHGARVSMAVRGAVNVSPRDMLGMSTHSIAVMLSPLPAPLADRLTKTLPRLVMGDLTRYGIHRLPYGGMIQIEKDRTTPLLDIGTVDLIKQGAITVYPGLDRFEGDTVVFADGRRAAFDVILLGTGFRQNLASFLHEADAALDENGDARTSGEESAVPGLFFCGFRNARGGLLREAGREAKRIAEQIETLVSKG
- a CDS encoding glycoside hydrolase family 2 TIM barrel-domain containing protein; its protein translation is MFSIRLLLAGITFLFAGAALAQTTIPLPEHPRPDFERPQWLNLNGSWSFRFDAEDAGLADGWHTGGVAFPLTINVPFPWGSNLSGVPDGADIGWYARDLTAPADWAGQRVFLVIGAADYHTTIWLDGHQVGEHEGGYTPFSAELTAHLRPGSAQRLVVRVDDVRRDHQLYGKQGYGNARGIWQTPYLEVRGRTPAEFVHFAPDIDRDRVTATVRLLEPASSPVAVVVDFTDPSVPDAQFSVPAGAREASLVIPIPHPHRWSLDDPHLYDVDVRVGEGDQADRVRTYFGMRKISVMDMPGTDYRYVALNDEPVYLQLALDQAYHPDGFYTFPSDDFIRDEVLRSRQIGLNGMRVHVKVALPRKLYWADRLGVLIMADLPNSWGEPVDIQKQEVERSLEWMMQRDFNHPSIFAWVPFNETWGLFTKAGDREIYTPETQAWVASVYDQAKRRDPTRLVEDNSVCCHRGHTRTDINSWHSYLPGWAWVDSLAAVSKGTYPGSTWNFEPGYRQDRQPNINSEFGNVWGYEGSTGDVDWTWDYHRAIDAFRRFPRVAGWLYTEHHDVINEWNGYWRFDRSEKITGLDAFVDGMSLRDFHAPIYVAPETPLSQDAAAGARVEVPLVASFMTGRDYGEELVLRSRWFAWDALGNEVPLGEQTRRFAYRPWMQGSIGSVAGTMPAGPAVVVLALTVEDAAGAVLGRNFSTFVVSGAPPQTMTVDGRRTRLLRVAAKDLAESDWSVKQWDVLDGLKVNGAGAGHFSYRLAWPADLKPTDVEGATFLVEASAKQLFGKDRDNAAAMSGDYMLGGGTFDPSRNPNAYPMTDTQRYPSSVRVLVNDVPAGVYELPDDPADSRGVLSWHNQLKDRKLREAGSYGYRLAVTIPPDALAKAAEEGAVRIRLEVDDALPGGLAIYGARFGRYPLDPTVALTLK
- a CDS encoding carboxypeptidase-like regulatory domain-containing protein: MRHRNGLLIALLLALAGATVRIAPAQERASATLYGVVSDAATGEPLEAASVYFGHTLLGAATDREGRYVIEGVEPGTHTLIVSRIGYAGSRQEVVVDAGSDLRIDHRLEAEVYDLGEVAVTAERPRGWDKQSELFTKLFLGTMPFEEEAVLRNPYALDFREDRRRLSASADNVLVVDNAAIGYRVFFQLMGFEWNKRERILTFSGAGYFIQDDRVTATQHDNRERIYSWLAHASPSHEGEWAARVIRARCACAPAYFGTSDLGVCQCTYQGLTRPAYPERFDR